ATACTTTAGGTGTCAACGAATTCGAAATTGTAACTCACCATTTACGCGATGTATTAACTAACGATATATCAAATTTAAGAAGGTTAGATATCGAATACGTTGAGGAGAAGggaaatgaagaagatgatcGAGCAAAAGTATCACAAAATTACGAAAAAGTACTCCTTCCCAAACATGACCATGGGCACACACATAGTTGAGTCTCCACAGCTGTTGGATGggtaaaaaaagagaggaaaGAATTGAGTATACCCAAAATGCATACCACAACCATAagatgcaaaaaaaaaaaagagagacGATTCACTATTATGTCAAGTATTCTTGTATCCAGATTTATGTACGGCATACAAATCTGcatttattatttataaGTAAATCACtaattattatatttttactTTGATCTTACAGgatcttctttttgtaaGGCACGTGGAAAACGATCATGACTGTCTATGAGACTAAAAAGGAAGACCGAGGGAAAACAATGGCACATATTTCAGATGGTCATACATATTTAAGAGAGTTCCAGAAGACCCGACAGTGTAGATAACTGAGGGTATAATGGTAGAAGTAACTGCAGCTTGTATCATTATTGGTGACGAAGTGCTAAATGGAAAAGTCGTTGATACGAATTCCACCATTTTCGCCAAGTACTGCTTTGACCATGGAAttcaattgaaagaaattgcaACTATAGGGGATGATGAAACTCAGATCGTAAATACTGTGAGAAGATTAGTCAAGGATCATaattttattattagtACAGGTGGTATTGGTCCCACCCATGATGATATCACTTATGAATGTATGGCGAAAAGCTTTGAGTTGCCTTGTGAGCTAGATGCAGAATGCAAAGAGCGAATGAGGCGTAAGTCCGATCCCGAGGCAAGACTAGATGCAGATGCTCTGAAAGCGCATTATCAGATGGCAACCATGCCGAAGGGTCCCAGCGTTAAAAACTATTATGTATGTGATGATCTATGGGTACCCATTTGTTCCATTTCACACAAAGTCTACATACTACCTGGTATTCCTCAACTATTTGCAAGAATGCTAAAAGCATTCACTCCTAcgttaaagaaaatctataatttggaaaaggatCCACGTGAATACGTCCGTTATTTTGTTAGAACACGATTAACTGAGTcacaaatttcaaaagagtTAAAACAGATTCAAGATGAATCGACAAAAGTTTCAGATGCAATTAAAATTGGATCATACCCACATTTTGGTATGGGGTTCAATACAGTTAGCATTTTGGgcgaaaagaaagatgatgaatatTTAAAGGGCGCAGTTAACAGAGTTGTTAACAACCTCGAGGGAGAAGTTATCTCTCCTGAACAGGAAGACAGGTTCTCCAATCAGGAGTGATGAATACTCGAATACTTAGCGATATGTACAAATATATAGAAACTCtcgagaaagaaaattttcttgttcaacCGCCGGATCCATTCTCCAAGCGATGCAAAAAGAGCACATCAATACTTATAGCAAAAATATACTAAGCACACCTGCCTCagcttttcaaattattaGCCAAGGCctgtaaaaaaatccaaagaaGCAGTATTTCCTTAATTCGAATAGTGAGTACTACGTCTGTATGAATAGAAAGTTCAGTCGCGTCATTCTCATGAAATCGCTTAAAGGcaaaaaggcaaaaaaaaacgcgTCGCGTTAGAAAATATGTGGATGAGCGTCCCTTGGGAGGAAGCATTCGGCATAAGAAACTGAACTGAGCTGTAGTGTATGTGTGTGTTGTCTTGCATTTGTTAATTGCGTTTCTCCTTTTATAAGCGGTATGACAGTAGTAAGTAGCTAGCCAAAGACGTCAAAGACAGTTGAAAAGGTGCTACTAAAACCTTGACTAGAATAGGCGTTCACACAGAATAGGTAGAAAAGAGAGACTCTGGTAAAAATGGCTGAAGTCTCCAAAATGACATTGAAGATTCTCTATACATTGGATAACGGATCCAATGGTAGTTATCTAGCCCGTTCTAAAACTCCGACACAGGTGAGAGTAGCTAATATTCCTAACCCATTCCTAACGGCCTCGAATGAACATGCACAGTTAAGAATTGGCGCAATCCATTTGAAAACTATATTACATGAAATATATTTGAATTCTCCTGAAGTGTTAGATCATGATACTCTTAAAGATGGCCATGATTACAACCTGTATTATCGTGATATCTGCGAAGTGGACGAACCATTAGTAAGTCTTGGCCTTCTTTCAAGGCTTCGAGAAAAGTTTCATAAGATCCACAACGGTACATATTGGCTCACAGAAAACAGCATTAGTGAAGAGGAAAACGAAGGGACTGATGAAGtaactgaagaagaggatgaggatgaatCTTTCATAGTGACGGGAAGGGTTTGCTCGAATTTTTCTGCTTTGCTGAGGAGATCGTATAGTAACGCCTCGAGTAAAGATGGAAGGATCGCGAATAACAACGTCGCAGAAGAGACTTTAGAGGTTAAGCTAAGATTCTCTAAAGTTGTGAATAGCACAAGGACCTCTATTAGTGGCGTTGCCAATTCTACGATATCAAGCATTCAAATACAATCGCCTTCTCTGCCATCGTCAGCATTTCCGCTCACTTCAAGAATGCAACCCCTTTCTAAAGGCAgtcaaatgaaaaactcaAGGAATACAAGGACCACGGTAACAATAAATAGCACCAGTAATGCAACTTCGGGGCACAGACAGACAAATCCTATGCCTGCTCCAAAGGCTGTCAGAACACAGTCTCTACCTATCTGGAACCTTAAACCAAATTCAACCAACACTGGGTTCCCTAGAAACTCAATCGCACATAAAATATATTTAGCAGATAGAAAAACAGAAGCTCAGcaacaaaacaatcaaCACCAAAATTTAGCCTATGAAATAAACACTTTGCAAAATGATAACACTGTCCAGAGGACTAAGATTGATGATTCGGTAAGCAAGAGGTTCGACTTCATGCttaacaagaagaaacccatgaaaaaaatatctccTACAACAGCAAcgataacaagaaaaatgccTTCTGTAATTGTGAACCTTAAGCAATCAACAAAGAATAGCAATGAGAAAAAGGCAATTGGCAAGCAAGCAATTTCCAAAGTTAAGAACTCTGATTCCAAAACGCCCATCAAGTTCATGCTGGCGGAGCAAAGACGATCGTCTATTGTAGAACCACTAAGTGATAACGTCGATTCAATCTTAAGCGACATGCTATCAGAATCAATTAATCAAGGACAGAAACCACAACAGAAGCAAAAGCAGCAAAAAACTTCTGCgatgaaggaaaatgataaagaaaatattccCCCTCAAAATATAGCCGATAGAGATAACAAGCTTTATGATGAGTTAGATTTCAACACTGACTTCCCCATGAATGACTTTTCGGACATAGTATTCAAAGATGAGATGGGATGGATGCCTAACTTCAATTTATTTGAATCGCCAACTTCAGTAGCTGGCTTACGTCTTAATCAACAAAACTTTAAACCCTCTTCTACAACACCCAGGGATCCGAACACTTGCAATACGGTTACTttcgaaaatgaagatgttAGTGAAGTTGAGATTGTGCAGAACAGCAAGATTTCATTAACTAGTGATGTTGACAAAACCTCTCCAATCGATTCATTGTCTATACCGTTGATTGAACTTAATCATTCAAGTTCAGCAACTAATACACAACATGTATCAATAAAGGAAGGTTCGGCGCTAAATATAGGTGATAGCAACAATAACACCCCCAGTGATAATGACACGAAGGACAGGACAACATCAATAATACACTCAGACAATTCAAGATTCCAACCAGCGcttatgaatttttcaactccGGCTGATCAGCCAGCTTCTGACAATAATGTTGCAAACTCGAAGAAGCTCATTACTTTGCTAGAAGTAAAGCAAAGTAAAAGATCACAGGGTGAGGCCCTGgacgaagaggaggaagaagaccttaaaaagcaaaagacGATACCTTCTTCACCTTGTGGAATGTTCAATTATCATCAAACTGAAGGCATAGAGTTATGTGAAGGTATGGTCGACGAGGGACGAAACCAAGGCGTTGgtaatgaagatgaaagcGATAAGACCAACGACTTGTTTTCAACTTTCGTAAACCCTGGAAGAGCGGGAAGCCAGGCTGTAACGAGCCCCATCAGCGAGTATCAGTCTATGAAGCATTGATAATGAATAGTATAATCGACATtgcatatataaatatacttGATCATACATAAGGTAATTTATAGAGaacgaaaagaaataataattaGCATTTTTCAGGTCGTCATTGTTTTTCGGGCTCAGCTGCCTTACAAATGAGATTGCTTGTGTGTAAAAACAAATTCATGTAATCATcaaacttttcttcatcattggCAAAAATGGTATCTTTGAATATAGGATTCATCTCTACCTCTACTTCACGTGTTGTGAATTGATGGGAAAGCCCATTCCGCTTAGTAGTAACTTTAGTCAAATCCAAGTGCAAAGGTATCATCTTATCATCGAAGCAGTAGGTAGAGCGCTCTTTAAATCTTTGTAATACAGAATCATTCCCTAAAAAGGCTGAAATTTCGTACTGAGGTACTTCAATACTGATGCTAACTTTAGCGTCTAGTGAACTTTGAggataatgaagaagaagatccTTGACGCGAATCTTTTTGATATAAGTGCTTTTTGATTCCTTGCTTTTCAGGTCTTCTGAACAACGCCAGGAAGCTAGCCTATCGGCTTTGGGAACGTTCTTAACGTTATATATCGTATCTTTCGTATAAGTTTGTGCCCGTCTGACAGCGCTTAGTGAACCTATTTTTGTATTTACAGGCTTTGAACAGAGtaattcttgaaatctcGAGAACGTTTTTCCGGAAACATTAGATACCAAGCGACCATTACTACCCTGAACAATGGAAGGCTTACTGCGATGTGCTATTCTGCGATGTGTCTTTTTGTCTGTTATCATGCCAAATTTAATTTCGATTTCAATATGGGGTATCGAATCTTTACGAATACGAGTAAGATGAGTCCATACCAGTTTACAGACGTGTTTATGGAACTTCTTGACAGCACCGGAGTTCTTTGGTAGCCTTGCTGATTTAACTGGCCTAGTTGTTTTCGAGATATGTAAACTTCCCAGCTTCCGAACCACATCACTATCAGCAACTTTTGTGCTGGCGTCGTCGTGAGAACCACTCTTGTTGGAATGAATTTCAGGCTGATCAGGCATATCTGGAACCCGCTttaatgtttttctttctcacTTTGATGATAAACAAATGAGGCAATCAATCCAAggcaaacaaaaaaacataaaaaaatagtcAAGAAGTAATAAATTTTTCCCTGTAAAAGTGTATAAAGTATATAGATGATCGTTGCGGAACAATAGAAAaggttgtttttttttgctacATCTACCTGTAGCCCcagaattattgaaaaaataaatgaagtGAAATGAAGAATACAAAGAGATATTAAAGAAGCTTTGACGTAATACATAATTCGACCGATTGACAAAAATACCCAGAATGAtagaaaagagagaaatgaaggaaagagaaaaagttcGTGCCTGCAACGAATGTGTCTCGTTAGTCATTCAGAAGAGGCGGGACTGAAGCTCTTCGAAGTGTAGGGATTGAACTTGACAGTCTTTTCCTCCTTTGGagtggaagaagaatatgGTTGGGATATTTGCAATTGGGTCAATAAGGCATGTTCCATGTAATACTTGTCAATCTCCTGATATACAACTTGTTCTTCCGGGGTCAGCAAACTTCTTGGACAATAGAAGATATCGTCCTTGAACGTCTTActgatattatttttatacaTTATGGTGTTCATGCAATCTTTCTGATCGGTGAACTCATCATTAGAACACACTCCACTGTTGTTGGGGGTGCTATAGCTGAAGATGTCAGAGTTATTGTTACTGTGGGGCGCCGAGGGTGAATAGAATGACTGAGGGCTGCTGAGGTGGAATTCATGTTGTTGGTTGCTCTGCGTGAGGCAGAGACTTGTGTTCATTTTTGCCTCCGCTTGCAAAAGTGGagtcattttttgattttacgTTTTTCTGTTATGAAATCACGAGAATTAAAGTGGGGGGAAGCAGCAAATATAAGGGGCTGCGAACAAATTCCTTATAAACAATCCGTAGAGTAAACACTACTTGTTATTCAACAGTAATGTCaacaaacaacaataacaagCAAGGACGGCAAAAGCAATACGAACGGGTTAGTGTAGACGGCACGAGAGTAAAGTTGCGTAGAGTGGGAAACAGTGTTCCGCTCGAGGgtattgttcttgttctttttataaTTTCGGCATTTTTATGCTCGGTGTTTCCCAACAGAAGCGGATATATTTTAAGGGCGCGGAGATGAGCAAAACTGCAAGCGACATCAAAATATCTGCATAACAACGGCAATCAACGCGCACGCGGATGGCCAAGAGGGTACAATAGCAGCAGTGATGCGGCTTGTGGCTAGATGGAGGAGTGGGTGCGCTGGagcttatttttttgcgtCTGGTGGAGCGTCTTTGGTGTGATCGAAAGTTTGCACCTTTGACGGCGATGCAAAAGTGTCGTTACTATCCGGAGGAAGCTCAACAATGTTCCGATTTTGGATTGGCGGTTGGTTCAGGAAAAGTGGCTGCATGTAATTGTATATGGGGAGCGGATGAGGACGAGGGGGAGGTTGATGCGGTAACGAGATGGGCGCAGAGGGTATAGGATGCGGGAAGTACGGTGAAGCGTAAAGAGAAATAGCATTTTGTGCGTTAGCGGGAGTCGCTATAGGTAGGTTGTAAGGAAGGGGAGCAGGCTGGACAACAATTCCGTATGGGCGTAATTGCGGGAACATTCTTGTCCCTGCATTTGGCCCGTTCACAGTGTTACCGGAGGACTGCTTCTGTCTACGTAGGGACATCAGGTCAACGTCTGAGTGAACAGAAGATTGATGCTGTCTTAAGTTATCGATTCTACTAAAAAATTTAAGGCAGATATTGCATTGGAATGGTTTCTCCCCTGTGTGTTTCCTGATGTGTCTAGCCAAATGTTCGGCCCTGTTAAAACTCATATTGCAATCAGGGTATCCCACGCATCTATAATTTCTCTTGACTGAGGCGTTTTCTTTCGTCCTTTTCGGCTGTTTTCCTCGCATGTTTACTCAGTGGCATACTAGTTGTCCTAGACTATAGATGAAGATGGGGGGGATTAGAGCTATGAAGTCGCAATTGAATCAAGAATAAACgagagaaagagaaggGGGCGTCTGTTCATATGCACACAAACTCTAGCAACATCAAGAAGATATAAtgagagaaaagaaaagggaaatatTGTTATAAACGATTGAAGGGATCCGCtgagaaatgaaaaaaaataaagaaagtaagagaagaaaaaaaatttaggAATGGtaaggataaaaaaatcttcGGAATTGAGAAGAAGGGAAAACTCTGCTTAAATAAGATAAACTTTCCCATGGCTTAGGAGTCCCGCATCTACGTAGTTTAATAGTCCGTGCGGTGACATGGAAAACTGTGCAGGACCCTATGGCTCGAGAACTTGGTAGCAGgggtttttttcatattaaACTGAgcagaggaaaaaaaaaaatcagttACGAGGTTCCCAAAGAGCGACggaagttttttttttgtgggGGGGAATGACCGAGTAGCGTATCCGCAAGCATGTCATAGGAGAGAAAATTGACATggaaagataaagaaacccaaaaaaagaaacgacAGCAAGAAAGCTGGACTGCATTGTCATGCATGCACGCTTTCTCTCCCTCGTTGAATGGGTGCTAGCAACCTTGTAGCCTAAATGTACCGCAGGGTTGCCAcgagaaacaaaaaagagagaGCAAATAAGCAAGCCCTTATTCCTGCTTTTCCCTCCtggcaaaaaaacaatagatGCACTCAATGGAGAGCATGCTGTTGCCCTATTCCGGGCGGTTGTTAATAAGCAACACCTCCAATTCGCCCTTGTGTCCTTGGATATTTAGTTTTGCTGTAGccctcaaaaaaaatgaaggagCGGGTAACAAGGGCTTAGTCGGCGTATAGAATAGAGGTGAAGGTAGGCGTGAAAACTGCAAGGCGCGCTATAAAAAGCGAAGAGGAAAACTACCATTTTACAACTCTCCAGATTGCGTCCTCTTGACCTGGCGtgttttatcaaaaaagagCAGTATGCAGGTGAGCGCGCAAGTGAGAACTGGAAATGTCGTAGTTGTGGCATTTCCCATTCTAGCTTTGTGTTGCTCACGCACATACAGACACCcaaaaacatcaagaaaagcctttcaataaattgcttttttcttggcgGAAAAGAGGGAAAAATGGTGGGGAGAAGGGTCCCGGAACTTATGTTTCAGgcccttctttttccttttttttttacttttttcctcccggaaaataatttttcaggaCCAATTACCGTAGTTGCGACTACACCAATTGTTGTTCATACCCCTACGatttactttttgaaaactagTTTTTGGGATAATAAAGTTGTAAAATTCCCTTTTTCCACCCCAATTTGTATTTCATTCGTTACAAAATTGGGACTAACATTAAGGGCGacagtttgtttttttttcatataaaattttcttggttAAGATTCCTTGTTCTTAACGAAATTACATACgtattcaaattatttaTTAGAGAGTCGGCACTGTCTtttaaggaaaaaagaaaatataatacTAATAGTAAAAAGGCAGGTACACTAGGGAAGAGGAAAGACGTTTCGTTacaatttttgattatcGGTTTTGATAGAGAAGTGGTATGATTATACATAATAGGAGTTGAGGCGCATGtttgttttattattttcttgtttccACGACAGATGGAACAACAACGaccacaacaacaatagcAAATATGATGAAGCAGATGATCATACATcttattttgttcttccttGCCTTTCTGGCACTCTTGACAGCCTTGTTGGTGTGGCCTACACCTTGTTCTACATCCTGCTGAGCGTCTTCTACGTTCTTGTCAATGACATCcacattttcttgttgttcGATGACCAGCTCTTCCATATCATTAAACAGCTGGGTCAATTCTGCCATTGTCTTTTCCAACTTCAATAATTCTTGGTGTCTTGTTTGCACCTCAGCCAAGGCCGTCTTTGCCTCACCACGTCTATTGGCGTTTAGCAGGGCTTGAGAAAAGATTTGCTGACCGTTGACGTCATTGATGGCGGCCTCCACTTCTTCCTCAGTGGCTTCCGGCTGGATAATCGTATACTGTCTCTTGGCTTGCTCTTTGCTTTCCTCCTTGTAATTGGAATCAATAATCCTGTAGTCTTGAATCAACTTTAAGAACTTCTGTCTAGAGTTTTCCGCCTGGGCCTGTTTATTAGGGTCGTGTAAGCCATCCCTTTGAGCGTCTTTAATATCTGCTTTCAATTGGTACTGTAAGTCTGTGGCTTGAGAGATATAGTCATCCAAAGAGCGTCTCAAttccatttcttgttcctcGCTCACCTGGGTCAGCAGGTCCTTGTGCTGCGCATCGATTCGGTTGATGATGTTTTCGTACCTGGACAAGTTAGCGTTAATCGAGTTGATCACGTTCATGAATGCAACAAAATCGTCGCTGCCATCCGTGTGGCCAGTGGGGGTATTGTTCAAGTCCTCTTGCATTTCATAGTTTTCAGCGTACGGATTGTTATTCCCGTAAGGATTAGCGTTGCTCATCTCTGCAATGTGTGCGTGTACTGGCTGTTTTGTGTGTGTGTATATGTCACTATTGCACGCTATTCCGGCTCTCTTTCCCATATACCATGCAATTCAATCTGTCACCAGCATATATGTCATACCATTTtgcttgtttttttttcaaccatCACTGAAACTGAAGGCACCAGAAATGGCCATTTCGTAAACAACAGCCGGGTGATAAGCACATCGTTTAGGGGGACCCTTTCGGCTGTGTGTTACCCAGACCGGACATGCCAGAAAGATGCCACATACCGCCTTTTGGCTAGTCTCTCTCTGCACATATATGCTGCTTATAAGAGCTTCAGCGTTTCTGCATCTGTCGGATATAAATTCAGCTTGACCCTTCACATCCGATTACATACGATGACTATCAAATCAACCAAAAGTTTCCAGAACTGTCTTGAGGCTGAAGTGCCCGGTTATAATGATTGCCCTACGGTCCTGTTTTCCATCGATACTAATAGCGGCCCCAGatcgaaaacaaaagcaagagTGAAGACGAAAAGATGTGTGAGCGGCACACTTGCCACAGGAGTATTTGATCTTTATGGGAACACCAAATCAGCCACCACGCCGCCGCCGATATTGAAAAGGCCATCTTCAACCGTTGCTCAACAAGAATCCGGCAGTGAGAATGTGCCTGCCAAGAGCCAAGGGGATAGTGAGCCCCAAAAGACGTCATACAGTGAAGACAATTTACTTGCTAAGATCAACAATCTCTCTGGGCTCGGTTCGAAATTGACCTCGAGGGAGCTggaattttacaaaaaaaagttagaTTCTAATATTGCcaatattttacaaaatgatCACACTAAAGCCGTGCTGTCGCAGATCCTTGACGAAAAGGATAAGCAAGTGGCTGTGAGGACCATCAAACATTGGATGATTACCGATACGACAATTTCCAACTGGTGTCCcgcatttttgaaacttttcgAAAATGGCCTTTGAGTAGTCCATAATATAATCACATTTATACAAGATGAAGTacattatttattctttcttttttgttaacacgttttgaattcttaagaaagaaaaaagcatttACAATTACCCGCATTCAGCTTGTGAAATTCATGtagtaaagaaaatcatcTCATCACATCAAACAATTCACGACCTTAAACGCTCACCAACGCCTCACATACGTTCTTGCCGTGTGGATTTGGTTAACTGTAACATTGATAATgagtaaagaaaaagagcaaaaaattAGCATACGTGATATACTGAACAAAAAGCCACAGCTCACGCAAAAGACGCCGCtagattttttctttgaggATCTGGATGACCATGTAATTACTCCAATAAACGAATTTGAGTTTGACTCGGCTTGTCATTCTTCCATTTATCAGGTTTTGGGATGtacaaataataatggGTTTGTTGCGGTGCTTTTgcaaagttttgaaaatttgcaTATTGAAGTACTTGAACAGCAAAGGACGCTCGCTCAAAACAAAAGTGATTTATTGCCCATCTCATTGCATGATATGAAGTACGTGGATGAACTAATAAATCTTTTGATTATTCACGGTATAGATGCCAATTTGTCTTCAGCAATGAAAATTCCGTTCGATTCGAAAAGATTGAATGCTTTCAAGAAGGGCGAAAAAAACACACAATATGAAACTCCTCGAGGGCATATCATAAACAGTGATACATTATCTCAAGTTATAATTGTATTTTATAATATTCTGACCGATGAAAAGTCCTCTGACTATTTGAGAAGTATAATTTTAAAGGGCAGTGCGTATGCGAACATTTTCTTGGGTTTAAATGTACTACACCTGCAGTTTCCCAACGAGTTCACTTCACAAATGATTACAAAACTAGAAAGTTCTCAAGAAActtatattttatttacGGTGTATACTTTACTAGTCGAAACAATTCAGGATGGAAAGACAAGGGAAGTAATACTATCAAGGCTAACAACTCTAACCTTACGCAGACCAGAAAACGGCCTGATCAGCTTAATTGATTTTATCTTGGGTGTAAGAGATGCAGAAGATATTGATATCGAAAAGTTTAATCGTATCTACCAGATTTTGATGAGCAAACCGAAAACAATGACAAACTTGCAATATTTGACCGGATTGTTCGAACAAATTTACGACGGCCTCACTTATGTGAACAGACCTGTCCTAGTCACTTGTTTGAATGGATTAATCTCCAAGTTCTACACGAGGAATAAGAGAATTGTACAagactttcttttcaaaaaaatctactccatcattttcaatcaTCCGTTGCGCGATCATTCGGCAAAGAAACTGAATGACGTTATCAACGTTCTCATATCGTTGTCTAAAAATTCTTCGACGGATTTACTCAATGATTTAGTTACAGGTCACCCCAACGAATATGGCGCTTCtggtcaattttttttgaatatatgGATATATGgactatttttgaagaaaacccAAAAAATTAACCCGTTAAGAGTAAATGAATTATCTATTTCGGAAGATAAAAGTTCACAACGAACAAATTTGTCAAGCgaaccttcttcaaattaCTACCAGGTTGTCTTATCATTATTAAAGTCCTTAATAGTTACAACAGGAAATTATCAGAACCTAAATCTATTGAGTCTGAACCTGCTCAATTTAGAGCATGACAAATGGAGGTTTTTGATTAATTTAGACACCCATCTACCCTACATATCAGTTAAAAATCCGAATACAGCGCAGTTACTCTCCGACAAGAGTTCGAAGAATGGTCAGATGTCTGAATTTTTCCGAGATATGGACCTTTCAGTAGATCTGTTTATGGACTTTCTAATACTGataaatgatgatgaacaaTTGAAGATTCtgtttttggaaattttgaaaagatgggTTCATCATACGAGGGAAGGCGAGAAAAAATCCTTAACGGCTCTGCGTAAGATATCGGATGTGTCAGATAATGCACTGGTGCTCATGGACTTGAAGATTTTGGAACGTATGAACGAACAATTtaaatcaaattttgtAAACAAGCCTAAAGATATCCTTATCGTCATTGATCAATTGCTTGATATagttcaaagaaaagatgaagcacagaaagaagaagctgattcagatgatgaagaagaagaagaaaaggaagaagaagaagaagagggaATGAAAGAACCAGATTTAAAGGAGGATTCTGGCTTCATGATTATCTTACGATTATTGTCTACTGTCCTTTCAGAATCTACCAACAATATATTATCGCAGAATAGCCATATATTAGAATCCATCTGCAGAAAattatcttctttcaacaCTGATGATTCTGAAGTGGAaatattgttgaaatcGATAGATGATATTTTGATCAAAAAGTCCACAATAAACACCAGCGataacaaagaaattgacATGGACAAGGACATTCTGGATAAAGCGATGACTAATCTAAATGATCCTTTGGTTCCCATAAAATCACTTGGGTTAACAGAGCTACGGAAACtaattgaaaagaagtCTCGAGTAATTTCACTGGAAAATGTGTTGCAAATACATTTAGATTATTTGAAGGATGCAGATCCCTTTATCTACCTTAACGTCATTAAAGGACTTACGATGTTATGCGAGTCAGAACCGGAAATTGTCTTACCTTTACTTGTTCAGTTTTACGCAGATaagcagaagaagaataaattAGATAACGTGCTGAAAGTCGGCGAGGTATTTATCAATTATATTCAACGTCAAAACCAACTGTTTCAGGGTGAAATGGCGTATTTGATTATAGATACCTGTCTTGACATCGTCAGACCAAACGATAACGCACCATTGGATAACAGACGGCGTATGTCGTCTATGTCAATCTTGGGCATGTGTCTTCAAAC
The window above is part of the Saccharomyces kudriavzevii IFO 1802 strain IFO1802 genome assembly, chromosome: 13 genome. Proteins encoded here:
- the RTP1 gene encoding Rtp1p (similar to Saccharomyces cerevisiae YMR185W; ancestral locus Anc_6.266) translates to MSKEKEQKISIRDILNKKPQLTQKTPLDFFFEDLDDHVITPINEFEFDSACHSSIYQVLGCTNNNGFVAVLLQSFENLHIEVLEQQRTLAQNKSDLLPISLHDMKYVDELINLLIIHGIDANLSSAMKIPFDSKRLNAFKKGEKNTQYETPRGHIINSDTLSQVIIVFYNILTDEKSSDYLRSIILKGSAYANIFLGLNVLHLQFPNEFTSQMITKLESSQETYILFTVYTLLVETIQDGKTREVILSRLTTLTLRRPENGLISLIDFILGVRDAEDIDIEKFNRIYQILMSKPKTMTNLQYLTGLFEQIYDGLTYVNRPVLVTCLNGLISKFYTRNKRIVQDFLFKKIYSIIFNHPLRDHSAKKLNDVINVLISLSKNSSTDLLNDLVTGHPNEYGASGQFFLNIWIYGLFLKKTQKINPLRVNELSISEDKSSQRTNLSSEPSSNYYQVVLSLLKSLIVTTGNYQNLNLLSLNLLNLEHDKWRFLINLDTHLPYISVKNPNTAQLLSDKSSKNGQMSEFFRDMDLSVDLFMDFLILINDDEQLKILFLEILKRWVHHTREGEKKSLTALRKISDVSDNALVLMDLKILERMNEQFKSNFVNKPKDILIVIDQLLDIVQRKDEAQKEEADSDDEEEEEKEEEEEEGMKEPDLKEDSGFMIILRLLSTVLSESTNNILSQNSHILESICRKLSSFNTDDSEVEILLKSIDDILIKKSTINTSDNKEIDMDKDILDKAMTNLNDPLVPIKSLGLTELRKLIEKKSRVISLENVLQIHLDYLKDADPFIYLNVIKGLTMLCESEPEIVLPLLVQFYADKQKKNKLDNVLKVGEVFINYIQRQNQLFQGEMAYLIIDTCLDIVRPNDNAPLDNRRRMSSMSILGMCLQTNARGLPDRIRDMLDCAFGILQLEQPRRHSEDKDNSFLMRRSAVHLIHDFLYSTGLEMLPSEYNYDQLKRLLSYVHDQDEDYLVCGQVNKLLTVIDSL
- the SSO2 gene encoding syntaxin (similar to Saccharomyces cerevisiae SSO2 (YMR183C) and SSO1 (YPL232W); ancestral locus Anc_6.258) yields the protein MSNANPYGNNNPYAENYEMQEDLNNTPTGHTDGSDDFVAFMNVINSINANLSRYENIINRIDAQHKDLLTQVSEEQEMELRRSLDDYISQATDLQYQLKADIKDAQRDGLHDPNKQAQAENSRQKFLKLIQDYRIIDSNYKEESKEQAKRQYTIIQPEATEEEVEAAINDVNGQQIFSQALLNANRRGEAKTALAEVQTRHQELLKLEKTMAELTQLFNDMEELVIEQQENVDVIDKNVEDAQQDVEQGVGHTNKAVKSARKARKNKIRCMIICFIIFAIVVVVVVVPSVVETRK
- the ADD37 gene encoding Add37p (similar to Saccharomyces cerevisiae ADD37 (YMR184W); ancestral locus Anc_6.263), with the translated sequence MTIKSTKSFQNCLEAEVPGYNDCPTVLFSIDTNSGPRSKTKARVKTKRCVSGTLATGVFDLYGNTKSATTPPPILKRPSSTVAQQESGSENVPAKSQGDSEPQKTSYSEDNLLAKINNLSGLGSKLTSRELEFYKKKLDSNIANILQNDHTKAVLSQILDEKDKQVAVRTIKHWMITDTTISNWCPAFLKLFENGL